A genome region from Celeribacter baekdonensis includes the following:
- a CDS encoding LysR family transcriptional regulator: protein MRDITLRQIEVIRAVMLRGTIMGAAEYLGVSAPGVSRLIKHTEETLNLRLFERRSGLFVPSVEAQTVFDQIRAVYKGVENLQLSLESLQKGENVQLAFASAPSVAQFIAARALRHVRSRFPDLYIDLNILKIEETVDYLLLERGEFVIMSSKVDNPGIETEEIAATTLVCVLPEGHPLAEKDEISVHDLVHEPLVGVDPDDPYGALLIKPFLDHGIDMQHSMRGRFAQTVVSLVRHGLGVALIDRFSVAEVYMPGIVRRPLKEASCIRSYVVKKQGRVLSSFAEYAITQFRKELVLAATEPLSS, encoded by the coding sequence ATGCGTGATATCACCCTGAGACAAATCGAAGTCATTCGCGCCGTCATGTTGCGCGGCACGATTATGGGCGCGGCGGAGTACCTCGGCGTGTCGGCACCGGGCGTCAGCCGGTTGATCAAACACACCGAAGAAACGCTGAACCTGCGGCTGTTTGAACGCCGCTCCGGGCTTTTTGTCCCCTCCGTCGAGGCGCAGACCGTGTTCGACCAAATCCGCGCCGTATATAAAGGCGTTGAAAACCTGCAACTGTCTCTTGAGAGCCTGCAAAAAGGCGAAAACGTTCAACTCGCCTTTGCCTCTGCCCCTTCCGTCGCCCAGTTCATCGCCGCCCGTGCTCTGCGCCACGTGCGTTCCCGCTTCCCCGATCTGTATATCGATCTGAACATTCTCAAGATCGAAGAGACCGTCGACTACCTTTTGTTGGAACGCGGAGAGTTTGTAATCATGAGTTCCAAGGTCGACAACCCGGGCATCGAAACCGAAGAAATCGCCGCGACCACATTGGTCTGTGTGCTGCCTGAGGGGCATCCTTTGGCGGAGAAAGACGAAATCTCGGTGCACGATCTGGTCCATGAACCTCTTGTTGGGGTCGATCCCGATGACCCCTATGGTGCTTTGCTCATCAAACCGTTTCTGGATCACGGGATAGATATGCAGCACAGTATGCGTGGGCGCTTCGCCCAAACCGTTGTCAGTCTCGTGCGCCATGGTCTTGGCGTTGCGTTGATCGACCGCTTTTCTGTTGCCGAAGTGTACATGCCAGGAATCGTGCGCCGCCCTCTGAAGGAGGCCAGTTGCATACGCAGCTACGTGGTCAAAAAGCAGGGGCGCGTTTTATCCAGCTTTGCCGAATACGCGATAACACAGTTTCGCAAAGAACTGGTGCTCGCAGCGACTGAGCCGCTAAGCTCCTAA
- a CDS encoding Bug family tripartite tricarboxylate transporter substrate binding protein, with protein MKRFLIGAVSALSLMSAAAVAQEYPAKEIQGIIQWGAGGSTDTVMRAVTPHAEDILDGTIVLQNMTGGVGAIALNHVATEDADGYKILMGAENPLLYKVMGFGDKDYSDFTPINILARGTPILVAGTDAPFDDYAGMIAYIKEHPGEVRLGSTGPGGVPSVVTAMIETVEGDLDVISVPYDGDGPALTALQGGAIDVMPAVLGAAIESVRAGKIKALAVVDVQENEYLPGVAPVTQTNEGFATYLPWGPFFGVFVKKGTPDEIVKKLEGAFAVAATNPDFTDLMETRGFTLMSISGDEAEAFLTKWQQGTTWLLQDAGMTKSSPEEFGISRPGE; from the coding sequence ATGAAACGTTTTTTGATCGGCGCAGTCTCTGCACTGAGCCTTATGTCTGCTGCGGCCGTGGCACAAGAATACCCAGCTAAGGAAATCCAAGGGATCATCCAATGGGGAGCCGGTGGTTCTACAGACACAGTGATGCGCGCTGTGACGCCGCATGCGGAAGACATCTTGGATGGCACGATCGTGTTGCAGAACATGACAGGTGGTGTTGGCGCAATCGCGTTGAACCATGTCGCAACCGAAGATGCCGATGGCTACAAAATCTTGATGGGTGCCGAAAACCCGCTGTTGTACAAAGTCATGGGCTTTGGCGACAAAGATTACTCCGACTTTACCCCGATCAACATTCTGGCCCGCGGCACGCCCATTCTTGTGGCTGGAACTGATGCGCCGTTTGACGATTACGCCGGCATGATCGCATATATCAAAGAGCATCCGGGTGAAGTGCGCCTTGGCTCCACAGGTCCGGGCGGTGTGCCCTCTGTTGTCACCGCGATGATCGAAACCGTCGAAGGTGATCTGGACGTGATTTCTGTGCCTTACGATGGTGACGGCCCGGCATTGACCGCCCTGCAAGGGGGCGCCATCGACGTGATGCCTGCGGTTTTGGGAGCTGCAATTGAAAGCGTGCGCGCCGGTAAAATCAAGGCCCTCGCCGTGGTCGATGTGCAAGAAAACGAATACCTTCCGGGCGTTGCTCCGGTGACGCAAACCAATGAAGGCTTTGCGACCTATCTGCCCTGGGGGCCGTTCTTTGGCGTTTTCGTCAAAAAAGGCACACCGGATGAGATTGTCAAAAAACTCGAAGGCGCTTTTGCCGTGGCCGCGACCAACCCGGACTTTACCGACCTGATGGAAACCCGTGGCTTTACCTTGATGAGCATTTCGGGCGACGAAGCCGAGGCCTTCCTGACCAAATGGCAGCAAGGCACCACGTGGTTGCTGCAAGATGCTGGCATGACCAAATCTTCACCGGAAGAGTTCGGCATCTCCCGTCCGGGCGAATAA
- a CDS encoding tripartite tricarboxylate transporter TctB family protein has protein sequence MQDHVHHHDSTRDGSSDATPGGIVDKRRPGELVFTACLVIFSGVLLWNAYGISGFEALSGAGSVPMATAAVMLISVVIVFWRTVKLSKTEDETVMEDITPPLVIILALFLVAYGILLKPLGFLPTSALFLIASIKLLSKRSWGFTLLVSLGSLLAIYLVFRIVFTVLMPAGIVPEAEMLQLLRNLFKGGA, from the coding sequence ATGCAAGATCACGTTCATCATCATGACTCGACACGGGACGGTTCATCTGACGCCACCCCTGGTGGCATCGTCGACAAACGTCGTCCTGGCGAGCTTGTCTTTACCGCATGTCTCGTGATCTTCAGCGGTGTTCTGCTGTGGAACGCCTATGGAATCTCCGGCTTTGAGGCGCTGTCCGGCGCGGGCTCTGTCCCCATGGCCACAGCGGCCGTGATGCTGATCAGTGTGGTGATTGTCTTTTGGCGCACTGTAAAACTGTCGAAAACAGAAGACGAAACCGTGATGGAAGACATCACGCCCCCGCTCGTTATCATCCTTGCCCTGTTTCTCGTCGCCTATGGCATCCTCTTGAAACCGCTTGGATTTTTGCCAACATCTGCGCTCTTCCTCATCGCGTCGATCAAACTTCTCTCCAAACGTAGCTGGGGCTTCACCCTGCTCGTCTCGCTGGGCAGCCTGCTCGCGATCTATTTGGTGTTCCGCATCGTGTTCACCGTGCTGATGCCCGCAGGCATCGTTCCCGAGGCTGAAATGCTTCAGCTGTTGCGCAATCTTTTTAAAGGAGGTGCATGA
- a CDS encoding tripartite tricarboxylate transporter permease, whose amino-acid sequence MDAFMAFLTIFTHPELLLLVGVGTFAGVYVGAIPGLSVTMAVSILISFTFSWDVLPAISLMIGIYMGGVYGGSRTAILLNIPGAPSAIATAMDGYPMAQRGEAGEAIGTTTVMSFFGGLVGIVVLAVLAPVVSDFALKFQPRDYMLLAVLGILLVGSLSSGSLVKGIFAGALGIAIGAVGMDPLTFTERFTFDIPLMRGGINFIAVMIGMFGVSEALMQLHHVDTPAIRQKINRIVPSFGTIRKHLPLSLQTSTIGVLIGALPGTGGDIAALMAYDHAKRVTKNPSRPFGEGAIEGLVAPETANNAAVGGAFIPMMTLGIPGDAVTAIMIGALFIHGLNPGPMLMVEQPDMFWFIVGALVMANFFMLLFGLTGIKLFTKIVEMPRAVLIPLILLLSIVGAYAVNNSITDVYWMLGFGVFGYFMRHYGYPLGPVILGVILSRLLDDNWRRAIISEREDLGRFFHGILTSPLSLVLFVAVILIFVSQTPLWTKFRKKETASK is encoded by the coding sequence ATGGACGCGTTCATGGCATTTCTGACGATTTTCACCCATCCTGAGCTGTTGTTGCTGGTTGGCGTGGGCACCTTCGCTGGCGTTTACGTCGGCGCGATCCCCGGCCTGTCTGTGACCATGGCCGTGTCGATCCTCATTTCCTTCACCTTCTCATGGGATGTTTTACCCGCGATTTCGCTGATGATCGGCATCTATATGGGCGGCGTGTACGGCGGCTCGCGCACGGCAATCCTATTGAATATCCCCGGCGCGCCCTCCGCCATCGCCACCGCGATGGACGGCTATCCCATGGCGCAGCGCGGCGAAGCCGGTGAAGCCATCGGAACCACCACTGTCATGTCATTTTTCGGTGGTTTGGTCGGGATCGTTGTGCTGGCCGTCCTGGCCCCGGTTGTCTCGGATTTCGCTCTTAAATTCCAACCGCGTGATTATATGCTCTTGGCCGTTCTCGGAATTTTGCTGGTCGGCTCTTTGTCCTCTGGGTCGTTAGTCAAAGGCATCTTTGCCGGCGCTCTTGGGATTGCCATTGGCGCGGTCGGCATGGACCCGTTGACCTTTACCGAACGTTTCACTTTTGACATCCCGTTGATGCGCGGTGGCATCAATTTTATCGCCGTGATGATCGGCATGTTTGGTGTCTCTGAGGCGCTGATGCAGTTGCATCACGTCGATACCCCCGCGATCCGCCAAAAAATCAACAGGATCGTTCCCTCCTTTGGCACGATCCGCAAACACTTGCCACTGTCACTTCAGACCTCGACCATCGGGGTTCTGATCGGCGCACTCCCCGGAACCGGCGGCGATATCGCGGCGCTGATGGCCTATGACCACGCCAAACGCGTCACCAAAAACCCGTCGCGTCCCTTTGGCGAAGGCGCGATTGAGGGTCTTGTGGCACCTGAAACCGCCAATAATGCCGCCGTGGGTGGCGCCTTTATCCCGATGATGACGCTCGGCATTCCGGGCGATGCGGTGACCGCGATCATGATCGGCGCACTGTTCATTCACGGGTTGAACCCCGGCCCGATGCTGATGGTCGAACAACCCGATATGTTCTGGTTCATCGTCGGCGCTTTGGTCATGGCCAACTTCTTTATGCTGCTGTTTGGCCTCACCGGCATCAAACTGTTCACCAAGATCGTCGAAATGCCGCGCGCGGTGTTGATCCCGTTGATCCTGCTCTTGTCCATCGTCGGGGCCTATGCCGTGAACAATTCGATCACCGATGTCTATTGGATGCTTGGCTTTGGTGTCTTCGGCTACTTCATGCGCCATTATGGCTATCCGCTTGGTCCCGTGATCCTCGGTGTGATCCTGTCGCGCCTTTTGGATGACAACTGGCGGCGCGCCATCATCTCTGAACGCGAAGATTTGGGTCGGTTTTTCCATGGCATCCTGACCAGCCCACTGTCGCTCGTGCTGTTTGTGGCCGTGATCCTGATCTTTGTATCGCAAACCCCGCTTTGGACCAAATTCCGCAAGAAAGAGACCGCTTCAAAATGA
- a CDS encoding shikimate dehydrogenase: MSAPDILLGLIGDNIAASRSPRLHELCGAQNGKHVRYDRLVPHDIGASWEVIFAGLAAKGYRGTNVTYPYKEKVVAKVEIDDPLVRAIGAVNTAIFEGGHAKGFNTDYSGFVAAYTRQRGENPTGITLMIGTGGVGRAVAFGLIALGAAEIRLVDMDRSKAEALAADLRNAAPDTTVTVFDSAVEAAKGAAGLINCTPVGMVGKEGTPLPATAMEGANGPLMRFTHLSRPNF; this comes from the coding sequence ATGAGTGCTCCCGACATCCTCCTCGGCCTGATTGGTGACAATATCGCCGCCTCCCGCTCCCCGCGTCTGCATGAGCTCTGCGGCGCACAAAACGGCAAACATGTCCGCTATGACCGGCTTGTTCCGCATGACATCGGTGCAAGTTGGGAGGTGATTTTCGCGGGGCTGGCGGCCAAGGGCTATCGCGGCACCAATGTGACCTATCCCTACAAGGAAAAGGTTGTGGCCAAAGTCGAGATCGACGATCCGCTGGTGCGGGCCATCGGCGCGGTCAATACCGCGATTTTCGAGGGCGGCCATGCCAAAGGCTTTAACACCGACTATTCCGGCTTTGTTGCCGCCTACACACGCCAGCGCGGCGAGAATCCAACAGGGATCACGCTGATGATCGGCACCGGCGGTGTTGGTCGCGCCGTGGCCTTTGGCCTCATTGCCCTTGGTGCGGCTGAAATCCGTCTGGTCGATATGGACCGCAGCAAAGCCGAGGCCCTTGCCGCCGATCTGCGCAACGCCGCGCCCGACACCACGGTCACGGTTTTTGACAGCGCAGTTGAGGCTGCCAAAGGGGCCGCCGGTTTGATCAATTGCACGCCCGTTGGTATGGTCGGCAAAGAGGGAACCCCCCTGCCCGCCACGGCGATGGAGGGGGCGAATGGGCCTTTGATGCGGTTTACACACCTGTCGAGACCGAATTTTTGA